A DNA window from Paralichthys olivaceus isolate ysfri-2021 chromosome 11, ASM2471397v2, whole genome shotgun sequence contains the following coding sequences:
- the taok1a gene encoding serine/threonine-protein kinase TAO1, translating to MPNSSRAGSLKDPDIAELFYKEDPEKLFTDLREIGHGSFGAVYFARDSRTNEVVAIKKMSYSGKQSSEKWQDIIKEVKFLQSIQHPNSIEYKGCYLREHTAWLVMEYCLGSASDLLEVHKKPLQEVEIAAITHGALQGLAYLHSHNLIHRDIKAGNILLTEPGQVKLADFGSASIACPANSFVGTPYWMAPEVILAMDEGQYDGKVDIWSLGITCIELAERKPPLFNMNAMSALYHIAQNESPMLLSSEWTEYFRNFVDSCLQKFPQDRPNSEELLKHAFVQRERPESVLIDLINRTKDAVRELDNLQYRKMKKILFQEAHNGPTTEAQDEEEEPEHNVGRTGTVNSVGSNQSIPSMSISASSQSSSVNSLTDAGDDKSEVDMEGDHTVMSNSSVIHLKPEEETNNQESEPHTRPTEQQSPPAQTPRPKRNREHFATIRTASVLTRQIKEHEQDSELREQILGYKRMRRQHQKQLMALENKLNAEMDEHRLRLDKELENQRNSFAQEMEKLIKKHQASMEKDAKTVSNDEKKFQQHIQSQQKKELNSFLESQKREYKLRKEQLKEELNENQSTPKKEKQEWLSKQKENFQHFQAEEEANLQRRQRQYLDLECRRFKRRILIARHNVEQDLVREELNKRQTQKDLEHAMLLRHHESMQELEFRQLNTIQKTRAELIRLQHQTELHNQQEYNKRRERELRRKHVMEVRQQPKSLKSKELQIKKQFQDTCKIQTRQYKALRNHLLENTPKSDHKAVLKRLKQEQHRKLAILAEQYDHSINEMLSTQALRLDETQEAQCQALRMQLQQELELLNAYQSKIKMQTDAQHERERKDLEQRVSLRRALLEQKIEEEMMSLQNERLERIRSLLERQAREIEAFDSESMRLGFSNMVLSNISPEALSNSFPGASGSWSHHHQQYHQSGSSQGPHWGSGSSGAGSSHQGSLHHYHSSPGGASMQQGWGQGGGGPSPWGHPSAGVLVSRSSGGVQNSPQAMGRTPSGARSEQGMSRSTSVTSQISNGSHLSYT from the exons ATGCCCAACAGCAGTCGGGCGGGGAGCCTGAAGGACCCCGATATAGCTGAACTCTTCTACAAGGAGGACCCAGAAAAGCTCTTCACGGATCTGCGTGAGATCGGacatggcagctttggtgctgtaTATTTC GCACGAGATTCGCGGACAAATGAGGTGGTGGCCATCAAGAAGATGTCCTATAGTGGAAAGCAGTCCAGTGAG AAATGGCAAGACATAATAAAGGAGGTGAAATTTCTGCAGAGCATACAACACCCAAACAGCATAGAGTACAAAGGATGTTACCTGCGAGAGCACACAGCCTGG CTGGTTATGGAGTATTGTCTAGGCTCTGCCTCAGATTTGTTGGAAG TTCACAAGAAACCTCTGCAAGAAGTTGAAATAGCTGCAATTACCCATGGTGCTCTTCAAGGGTTGGCTTATCTTCACTCCCATAACTTGATCCACCG agatATCAAAGCAGGAAACATCTTGCTGACAGAGCCAGGGCAGGTTAAACTGGCAGATTTTGGTTCTGCCTCCATTGCCTGTCCTGCCAACTCCTTTGTGGGGACTCCATATTG gatGGCCCCAGAAGTCATTCTAGCTATGGACGAGGGTCAGTATGATGGAAAGGTGGACATTTGGTCTTTGGGAATAACCTGCATTGAATTAG CTGAGAGGAAACCTCCACTGTTCAACATGAATGCAATGAGTGCCTTATACCATATAGCACAGAATGAGAGCCCCATGCTGCTGTCTAGTGAATG GACGGAATATTTCCGAAACTTTGTAGACTCTTGCCTTCAGAAATTTCCCCAGGATAGGCCCAACTCTGAGGAGCTATTAAAG CATGCATTTGTCCAGCGTGAACGACCAGAATCAGTTCTAATAGACCTGATAAATCGGACAAAGGATGCAGTGCGGGAGCTGGACAATCTGCAGTATCGTAAAATGAAGAAGATCTTGTTCCAGGAAGCCCATAATGGCCCAACAACTGAGGCacaagatgaagaggag GAACCAGAACACAATGTGGGTAGGACAGGTACAGTGAACAGTGTTGGGAGCAACCAATCAATCCCCAGTATGTCAATCAGTGCCAGTTCCCAGAGCAGCTCCGTCAACAGTCTAACAGATGCAGGCGATGACAAAAGTGAGGTGGACATGGAGGGAGACCACACAGTCATGTCCAACAGCTCAGTCATACACCTCAAACCG GAAGAAGAGACGAATAATCAAGAGTCTGAACCTCACACCCGGCCAACTGAGCAACAGTCGCCACCTGCACAAACTCCACGGCCAAAACGAAACCGCGAGCACTTTGCCACAATACGTACAGCCTCAGTG CTCACTCGCCAGATTAAAGAGCACGAGCAGGATTCTGAGTTAAGGGAGCAGATATTGGGCTACAAGCGCATGAGGCGGCAGCACCAGAAGCAGCTGATGGCTCTGGAAAACAAGCTAAATGCTGAGATGGATGAGCACAGACTCCGACTggacaaggagctggagaatCAGAGGAACAGCTTTGCCCAGGAGATGGAGAAACTTATCAAGAAGCACCAGGCATCGATGGAGAAAGAT GCAAAAACTGTTAGCAATGATGAAAAGAAGTTCCAACAGCATATTCAGAGTCAGCAGAAGAAAGAACTCAACAGCTTCCTTGAATCCCAAAAACGGGAATACAAACTTCGCAAGGAGCAACTGAAGGAG GAGCTGAATGAAAACCAGTCAAcacccaaaaaagaaaaacaggagtggCTGTCcaagcagaaagaaaacttcCAACACTTccaagcagaggaggaggccaaTTTACAgcgcagacagagacagtacCTTGACCTGGAGTGCCGCAGGTTCAAAAGGAGGATCTTGATTGCTCGCCACAATGTTGAACAGGACTTAGTACGAGAG GAACTAAACAAGCGTCAGACCCAGAAGGACTTGGAACATGCCATGCTTCTCCGCCACCATGAGTCCATGCAAGAGCTGGAGTTCCGCCAGCTCAACACCATCCAAAAGACGAGGGCTGAGCTGATCCGGCTGCAGCACCAGACAGAACTCCACAATCAGCAGGAGTACAACAAGAGAAGGGAGAGGGAACTTCGACGCAAACATGTCATGGAGGTTCGCCAGCAGCCCAAGAGCCTCAAG TCCAAAGAGCTACAGATCAAGAAGCAGTTCCAGGACACCTGTAAGATCCAGACCAGACAGTACAAAGCACTAAGGAACCATCTGTTGGAGAACACACCAAAGTCAGATCACAAGGCCGTCCTTAAACGGCTAAAGCAGGAGCAGCACCGCAAACTCGCCATCTTGGCAGAGCAGTATGACCACTCCATCAATGAGATGCTCTCAACTCAGGCG CTTCGTCTGGATGAGACTCAGGAGGCTCAGTGCCAAGCCCTTCGAATGCAGCTAcagcaggagctggagcttCTCAACGCCTACCAGAGCAAAATCAAGATGCAGACAGACGCCCAGCATGAGCGTGAGAGGAAGGACCTGGAGCAGAGGGTGTCACTCAGGAGGGCCCTGCTGGAACAGAAG attgaggaggagatgatgtcCTTGCAGAATGAACGCTTGGAGCGAATCCGGAGCTTGCTGGAACGTCAAGCCCGAGAAATTGAGGCCTTTGACTCAGAGAGTATGCGCCTGGGCTTCAGCAATATGGTGCTATCAAACATCTCCCCTGAGGCCCTCAGCAATAGCTTTCCTGGGGCTTCAGGCAGCTGgagtcatcatcatcagcagtaCCACCAATCTGGGAGCTCTCAAGGGCCACACTGGGGCAGTGGCAGTTCAGGCGCAGGGTCAAGCCACCAAGGCAGCCTTCACCACTATCACTCCAGTCCAGGAGGGGCATCTATGCAGCAGGGCTGGGGGCAGGGAGGTGGGGGTCCATCACCGTGGGGCCACCCGTCAGCAGGAGTCCTGGTGTCCCGCAGCAGTGGAGGTGTACAGAACAGCCCCCAAGCAATGGGGAGGACACCCTCAGGAGCGCGCAGTGAGCAGGGCATGAGCAGGAGTACCAGTGTCACGTCTCAAATATCTAACGGGtcacacctctcctacacataG
- the tsr1 gene encoding pre-rRNA-processing protein TSR1 homolog, translating into MVKMSAIGEKQQGHRAGVYKQKNKGHKHGKHRTKGEIERENKGRVSVTALTKKQRKEQRKMDRRHKANQLRRNKKDMVLTEKRRLGSRDGPPHLVAVVSLHSGVDAAAVTKLLRGEGAGGLVHQERCISGISDSFGLILPRFKQRFMFLSHSTADMHSLLDVVKIADSLVFVLDSTEGWDSYGEYCLSCLFAQGLPSHALVCQGVFDLPMKKKVESRRALSKITELRFPETRLFPLDSEQDAILLLRHLGAQRQRKLGFRSRRSHMLGQHVTFTPNSPAEGTGGNTGLGTLCVSGYVRGRPLRVDRLVHICGHGDFQLSQIDAPPDPLPLIFNSRPVKLGKGGDIDMLDAGEDEAPVRVLMKADPSCRESLQTEADVDPMDGEQTWPTETELLEAEEARKSKRVMKVPKGTSDYQATWIVDENEEENVETDEESSDDDDDDMLDEAMDGEDEDIQSQDAGSCGSEEEEEDEEEEEVCATERVGADQRYDEHIDEAAEEEGLKRYRDARANEQFPDEVDTPLETAAKNRFQRYRGLNSFRSSPWDPMENLPVNYSRIFQFQNFERTRHRILAEAAEEEEGAMAGWYVTLHIIDVPLSVMESVQSGKPLVLVSLLPHEQKMSVMHVLVRRHPSNTEPIKSKEELVFHCGFRRFRASPIFSQHTSADKHKMERFLRQDAPTVVSVYAPITFSPAGVLLFKQHNDGIQDLVATGSLLSCDPQRVMLKRIVLSGHPFKINRRSAVVRYMFFNRDDILWFKPVELRTKWGRRGHIKEALGTHGHMKCVFDNQLPSQDTVMMNLYKRVYPRWTYDPYVPSSLPWVKREGSVEVDDSDME; encoded by the exons ATGGTGAAAATGTCTGCGATTGGGGAAAAACAACAAGGCCACAGAGCCGGCGTTTACAAACAGAAGAACAAGGGACACAAACATGGCAAGCACCGGACGAAAGGTGAaattgagagagaaaacaaag GCAGAGTGTCCGTGACAGCTCTTACcaaaaaacagaggaaggagcagaggaagatGGACAGAAGACACAAAGCCAACCAGCTACGCCGGAACAAGAAAGACATG GTCCTGACAGAGAAGCGGCGGCTAGGCAGCAGGGACGGCCCTCCTCATTTGGTCGCTGTAGTGTCTCTTCACTCTGGTGTCGACGCTGCTGCTGTTACCAAGCTGCTGCGCGGAGAGGGTGCCGGCGGTCTTGTCCATCAAGAGCGGTGTATCAGCGGCATCAGTGACAGTTTTGGGCTGATTCTTCCTCGGTTCAAACAAAGGTTCATGTTTCTAAGTCACAGCACAG CTGACATGCACTCCCTGCTGGATGTGGTAAAGATTGCAGATAGTCTTGTATTTGTTCTGGACTCCACCGAAGGCTGGGACAGCTATGGCGAGTACTGTCTATCCTGCCTGTTTGCCCAGGGCCTCCCCAGCCATG CCTTGGTGTGTCAGGGTGTGTTCGATCTTCCCATGAAGAAGAAGGTTGAGTCGAGGAGAGCTTTGTCAAAGATCACAGAGCTCCGTTTCCCTGAAACCCGTCTCTTCCCTCTGGATTCAGAGCAGGATGCCATTTTACTTCTCAGACACCTGGGcgctcagagacagagaaagctCGGTTTCCGCTCCAGACGTTCACATATGTTGGGTCAGCATGTCACTTTCACGCCTAACAGCCCTGCTGAGGGTACAGGTGGAAACACTGGCCTAGGAACTCTCTGCGTCTCTGGGTATGTCCGTGGTCGTCCTCTACGGGTTGACAGACTGGTGCATATTTGTGGACATGGAGACTTTCAGCTCAGTCAGATTGATGCACCACCAGACCCTCTTCCCCTTATCTTCAACTCCAGACCAGTAAAGCTTGGCAAGGGAGGAGACATAGACATGCTG GATGCGGGTGAAGACGAGGCTCCAGTGCGGGTGCTCATGAAAGCCGACCCCTCCTGCAGGGAGAGTCTTCAGACTGAGGCCGACGTGGATCCCATGGATGGAGAGCAGACGTGGCCAACGGAAACAGAGCTGCTGGAAGCTGAAG AGGCAAGGAAGAGCAAACGTGTAATGAAGGTCCCCAAAGGAACGTCAGACTACCAGGCCACGTGGATTGTTGATGAAAATGAGGAGGAGAACGTAGAGACGGATGAAGAAAGCagtgatgacgatgatgacgacATGTTGGACGAGGCAATGGATGGCGAAGATGAGGATATACAATCTCAG gATGCTGGTTCATGTGgttcagaggaggaagaagaagatgaggaggaggaagaagtgtGCGCCACAGAACGAGTTGGAGCAGATCAGCGCTACGATGAGCACATAGATGaggctgcagaagaagaaggcCTTAAACGCTACCGTGACGCTCGAGCCAATGAGCAGTTCCCCGATGAGGTGGACACACCACTTGAGACAGCAGCTAAAAACAG GTTTCAGCGCTACAGAGGCCTAAATAGTTTCCGCTCCTCGCCCTGGGACCCCATGGAGAACTTGCCTGTCAACTACTCTCGCATCTTCCAGTTCCAGAACTTTGAACGCACTCGCCACCGCATTCTggctgaggctgcagaggaagaggagggggccatg GCAGGCTGGTATGTTACACTGCACATCATTGACGTGCCTTTGTCCGTGATGGAGAGTGTGCAGTCCGGCAAACCTCTGGTGCTGGTGTCCCTCTTGCCCCATGAACAGAAG ATGTCTGTGATGCATGTCTTGGTGAGGAGACATCCCAGCAATACCGAGCCGATCAAATCGAAAGAGGAGCTGGTGTTCCACTGTGGATTTCGGAGGTTCAGGGCCTCTCCCATCTTCTCTCAGCACACCTCAG CTGACAAGCACAAGATGGAGCGGTTCCTCAGGCAGGATGCCCCCACTGTGGTGTCAGTGTACGCTCCCATCACATTCTCTCCTGCAGGAGTCCTGCTGTTCAAACAGCACAACgatg GCATCCAGGACCTGGTGGCCACAGGCAGCCTGCTCAGCTGTGACCCTCAGCGTGTCATGCTGAAGAGGATTGTACTGAGCGGACACCCGTTCAAAATAAACCGGCGCTCTGCGGTCGTCCGCTACATGTTCTTTAACAGGG atgACATCTTGTGGTTTAAGCCAGTGGAGCTGCGAACCAAGTGGGGTCGGAGAGGTCACATCAAAGAGGCTTTAG gaACACACGGCCACATGAAGTGTGTTTTCGATAATCAGCTGCCCTCGCAAGACACTGTCATGATGAATTTGTACAAGAGGGTGTATCCTCGCTGGACATATGACCCCTACGTGCCCTCATCTTTACCCTGGGTCAAGAGAGAGGGCTCCGTGGAGGTGGACGACTCGGACATGGAGTAG